The Sciurus carolinensis chromosome 18, mSciCar1.2, whole genome shotgun sequence region GATCGAGGTGCAGGTGAGGGTGCTGACCCATAGGGGTTGGGAGCCCCTGGGTACGTAGATGACCTTTCATCCCCCTCTTTGGGGCAACCCTTGTTCTGGGTTCAGCGTGCTGCTCTCATACAGCCTGCATTGCCTGACACCCTGAGCCTCTTCTCTCCCCAGGGCTTTGCTCCCACCTGTGCCTACTCTTTCAGCCCGACATGCTGGTCATGCGGGCGATGGAGGTCTCCATCCTGGAGCCTGATGCACCCCGTCCCAGACTCTCCTCTCCCACCCAACTACCTCAAGTGAGTGGGGCCTGGGGAAGACCTGGGTTGGCAGGGCCCCAGTCTTTGGGTCCTGGGCCTTGTGGTCCTGCTGGAGTGGGTCGGATGCCCCACCTGAGTGGGTTGGAAGAAGTGCAGGGCCTGAGGGAGGACACCACCTTGTGCAGGATCTTCGTCCCTGAGTATACCCAGGAGCTTCTGCTGGAGCTGCAGGGCTGTGTGTCCAGCGGGAGCCCCGGCTGCCCTGTGCGTCTCACGGTGGGTGGGGCCACCCTTCCCAGCAACTTCCAGAAGGTGCTGACCTGCACGGGCCCCACACCGTCCTGTCGTCTGTTGCTGCCCTCACCACCCTGGGGCCGGTGGGCTGCAAGTAACAGCTGAGAGCCTGGCGGGGCCCCAGTGTCAGTGGCCCTTCGTTGCCCAAGCTGGCCCTCACAGGTGGGCTGCCAGGAAGGGGTGGGTGGGAGTGTCTTTCCCCCACCCTTGCCCCCCAGGCTTTCCTCCAGCTGAGCCCTGGTACTCTTGGCAGCCTGCAGGCCATGGAGCATGACCTTCCAGCGCCTTCTGCGAAACAGTCCAAACCAGAGCCATGATACATCCGTGGGCCAGCTGTCCCCAGGCCCTGCCGATCAGGGCCTGGGCAGGAGCAGTGGGGTGGGCGGTGGCGCCTTCTGTCTCCTGAGCTTCCCGGTCATGAGGGAGGAACATAGACACAGTGTCTGTGCGCTTTCAGCCCATGGACGGGATTTCGGTGCTGGTGCGTTCCGACGCTCCCGCCGTCTTGCGGCTCCGCCTTGATACCCGGCATGGGAACAGTGGGGGCTCCCTCACCATCACCCTGAGGTCACAAGGTACTGTCCTGATAGCCTGTTGGGGCTGTCCTGCAAGTGGCTCACACCCAGACTTGTCTCAGGGCACTGGATGACCTACCCGGGCATTTGTGCACTGACTTTGGCACCCTTCTGGGTGATGGTGACACCGCCAGGCACGAGGCAGCCTGGCCCTgtcagcagagcccagagcctgagCTTGAGGAATGGGCTATGGAGTCACTAGGATCAGAGACAGCTGGAGGCAGGTCCAGGAGGGAGGCTTGGGGTGAGCCCTGGACCAGCAGGAACCTCAAGAAAGGCACCCCTGCACTTGCTGGGCAcccttgagaccctgggttccatccccagcatggagagagagaggagaagcacCCTTCGCTAGGATACAGAATGGGCACTGTGCAGCATCTCCAGGGGCCTAACCCTGCACTGCTTCCCCTTCCAGACTGAGGCCACAAGGGGACACCTTGATAGTGGCCTGTGTGAatgctgcctcagccttccttaGCTTCAACACTTCACTCAACTGCACCACAGGTATGGTGGGCAGGCAGCACCTAGCAGAATGACTGGCAGGGTGCTGGCTGGCCCTCCATCCCCTCTGATGGATCTCCCCCACTCCATGCAGCCTTCTTCAGGGCTACCCCTTATCTCTGCGTGCCTCCTCTCCTGTGGCCAACCTCATCATCCCCTACCCAGAGACAGGCAGCTGGTACCGTCTCCCTGCAGCTCCTGTGCCCTGAGAGTCCTGGGTATGTGAACCGAGCTGGGACAAGTGGCTATCACCTAATCAGGACTGTGGTTGGGGAGTGTGAGAGAAACCTGGCTCCCACAGAAGTGAGGGGTTGACTATCTCCATGTGTCAGGGTGGATCCCCTCTCTGCCTGTCATCCCTCCCCTGGCAGACGTGGCAGAAGTCAGGAGTATCCCTCCACACTGTTGAAGCATGGAGCTCAGTCTGGGCTCATTTGTCCATGAGCCTATTGGGCGTAGTGGTGCTGAGTTGGCTGGCCAGGGCTGGTGGCCAGCCTTTGCAGGTCCCTTCCCTTTCAGGGGCTGTGAGCAGGCCATGGTCCGTGTAGAGACCATCCTGTACCTGGCACCCTGTTGAATGACTGTGGACCTTACGGCCAGTGCCTCCTGCGGCGCAGATATAGCTACCTGTATGCGGGTTGCAGCTGCAAGGCAGGTGAGGGCTTGGGCCCTACACACCTAGGGCAGTCTCTGTTGACACTGGTGTCCCAGCCCGGACTGCAGAAAGCACCCATGCAGGCAAAGCAGGGCCAACGGCTCCTCCCTATTCTCATGCCCCCCATGATCCACTGCCCAGGCAGAGATAGTGAGCTGTCTCTCCTTGGCTCCCGAGCCCTGGCCTACCTATACCTGCCCATGGCTATCCAAACCTGCCCATACTTGTTTTCCCTGTCCATGTCAGTTTCTATCTATACCTGCTtccccctgccccacctgccccacCTGTCCCAGTCTGCACCTGGGTAAGGAAAGGGACCTGGAATTCAGAAGGCCCCAGGTGCCTACCTCAGGTCCCTGAACAACTGCATGGCCCCCAGGCTGGCGTGGGTGGAGCTGCACTGACAACAGCACGGCCCAGACGGTGGCCCAGCAGAAGGTGGCCGCCCTGCTGCTCACGCTGAGCAACCTCATGTTCCTGGTCCCCCATCCTACTGTCTGTGCACCCGCGCCTTCCTAGTGGAGGCCTCTGTCTACTTCTACACCATGTTCTTCTCCACGGTAGGGCCCGTCCCACTCCTCTGGGGACCTCTGGGGGGGTCCTGAGCTGCTGCTCACTGCCCCATCTGGCAGTTCTACCATGCTTGTGACCAGCCAGGGGAGGCGGTACTGTGCATCCTCAGCTATGACACGCTGCAGTACTGCGATTTCCTGGGCTCCGGGGTGTCCACCTGGGTCACCATCCTCTGCATGGCCAGGCTGAAGACAGTCCTAAAACACGTGAGTGACTGAGTTGGGCTGGGTTCTGGGGGAGCATGGGCCCTGGTTGTTGCACACACGAGGCAGCGAGGAGCAGATAGTAAGGGCCCTGGGCCTCGGTTCTCCTGTGACTGTCAGCTGTCCTCAGAAGAAGCCCCGGCAGCTGTGGAGGAACAATGCTGGCCATCGGAGGACACCAGGAGGAAGGTCATAGGTTGGGGTCATGCAAGGCCTCCGGCCTTTTTTTGGGCCCTGCTCAGAAAGGAACCTACCCCAGGTCAGGCCTCCCTGAGAAGCCCTACCATGCTTCTGGGTTCCCACTTGTGTAGGACACTTTGGGGGTTTTCCACAGCAGCTGGACCTGACCAGTGAGACGAGTCTCCGTTCCCATGAATTACATCTTCTGCTGTAGGCACTGCCTCCAGGGGCACCATGGGAACCAGGtcagggcagaggctgagggaagaAAGCTCCAAAGTGCTGGAGTTCAGCAGGGCTGAGTGTTGGGCCATGAACCTGCAGGTTGTGGGCAGAGGTCAGGTTGTGTCTGACAGAGACTTGGAGTGGGAGTCTCTCCCCAGGAACCATCTGAGGGAAGACTGAGGATGTCCTGAAGCCCAGAGTGCGGGGCGTAGGCAAGTGTGTAGGTGTAGCGCTGCAACAGGTGGCTGTCCAGATTGTGCCCTTGCTCAAAGAGGGACATCACCTCCTCATCTCCAGAGGGGCCTGCCTGGCCAAGTTCACCTGTGGCCAGTctacaggagcaggaggaggataCTTCCCTTTGTGGCCAAGCAGAGCAAATTCTGCCAGCCAGGGGGTGGGCAGAGGTGCAGGTAGGTGGTGGCCTGTGTACCTGTCCACCTTCCTGCTGAGTGTCATCCCCTGTCCATGATTCTCATGACCCTGCAGTCATTCCTGTGTCTTGTCCAGGTTCTGTTTCTTCTGGCACGTTGGTCATACGCCAGGTCCTTGCAGCTGGATCGCAGAGGCATCTGGAACACGATAGGGCCCTGCCTCTTTGCTTTTGTGATCATGGCCTCATGTGGGTAAGGAGCAGAGAATCTCTGGAAGAAGAGAGCCTCACCCTCAGTCCTGTTCTGACCGTCCAGTCTAGGACCTGAGTGCCCCACATCTGCTTAGGGCTTCTGGTGGCATCCATAGAGTCCCAGCCTGACAGTGTGTCTAAGACCTGGGTCTGAGGACCAGTGACCATGTACCCTTTATCCCCCTCCCAGGCAACTCATGCACATGGTTCGCTGCCCAGACCTGGGCAGCCCCACAACCACTGATGCTGAATCCTGGAGCAGCCAACCTATGCCAACCCTTGTATGGCTGTTTGCTCCAGGTACACCGCTGCAGGCACCGCACCAATGCTAACCCCACGTCATGGCAGCGCTGGGccttctgcctcctgcctggTATCTCCATGGCCTCTGTGGGCGTCGCCATCTATACCTCCATGATGACCAGTGACAACTATTACTACACTCACAGCATCTGGCACATACTGCTGGCCGGGAGCGCGGCATTCCTGCTGCCTCCACGGGAGGAGCAGGCCGAGGCCCTGGGCCTGCTCACAGAAATTCCCTGCTACTATCAGATCTGCAAGAACAATCAGACGAGCTATACACAGTGACGTGATTGTGGCCAGCTTGGGGACACCTGCTGCTCTAACTTCTTCAGTCAGGAGCAGGACCAAGGGAGAGGAGCCCTGTCCAGCCCTGTCCAATTAGTTcttaactaaataaaattaccCTGAGACTTAGCTCCCTCCTCTAGAGGAGAGATCGCCACTCTCCAACTCACCAGCTCCCTACAGGTCTCAGCGCTTCTGCAGAGACCCCCTGGAGACCACAGGTACCATGTTCTCTGCTGGCCTGGGGATGGCCAGCAGTGTAGAGAGGAACTCCCTGTTCCCCTATAAAGTTGTGATGTGAGACACCCATGACCAAGGAGATCTCAGCCCACTGAGGCTGGCAGCTGGGCACTCCTAGCATCCCTTACACTCTGCCCTGAATGCCAGCTGCCTCAGGTACGGGgaccctctcccccacccctggcAGCAGCTTCGTGGGAAAAAACCAAGGTCACCAAACAGCTGATTGACCCTCAAGGGTACGGCAGAGCTCTGCCCCTCCCTGTTCTCTGCAGTGCAGCCACCGTCTGAGAAGAGCCTCCTagggaggaggctgctcagctgCTCTGAAGGCTACGtgaggcacagtggtgcaaggCACCTGTGTACCTGCTCACCCCAAGCTTCCTGCCTTGTCTGACGAGAATCTTTCTGCACTGACCCCAGCACTGGGTCCTGAA contains the following coding sequences:
- the Pgap6 gene encoding LOW QUALITY PROTEIN: post-GPI attachment to proteins factor 6 (The sequence of the model RefSeq protein was modified relative to this genomic sequence to represent the inferred CDS: inserted 5 bases in 5 codons; deleted 5 bases in 4 codons; substituted 1 base at 1 genomic stop codon); this translates as MGRAGTGARRGAAAVAGPLLLLLLLLASAPAAAAGDHKKSVEPARDSGAIEECLYGGITRLAEKPAAYLSPSPSLVGADEASCVAVLSPEMVGLVSEHFSQAPQKLSSYSWYGSIRLFHFRXPADTVLLRWLLHMSWGSGTPCTDVEITVHFRYGAPPVVNPXGTSFPNHTIQQPSFHVRALLSSMLLDNTSVNVSHPAPGDGFVAAHLPPSSQKIEVQGFAPTCAYXFQPDMLVMRAMEVSILEPDAPQVQGLREDTTLCRIFVPEYTQELLLELQGCVSSGSPGCPVRLTVGGATLPSNFQKVLTCTGPTPSCRLLLPSPPWGRWLQVTAESLAGPQCQLSSSXALVLLAACRPWSMTFQRLLRNSPNQSHDTSVGQLSPGPADQGLGRSSGVGGGAFCLLSFPVMREEIDTVSVRFQPMDGISVLVRSDAPAVLRLRLDTRHGNSGGSLTITLRSQGTVLIAWDTLIVACVNAASAFLSFNTSLNCTTGMGYPLSLRASSPVANLIIPYPETGSWYVSLQLLCPESPGGCEQAMVRVETILYLAPCXNDCGPYGQCLLRRRYSYLYAGCSCKAGWRGWSCTDNSTAQTVAQQKVAALLLTLSNLMFLVPHPTLCTRAFLVEASVYFYTMFFSTFYHACDQPGEAVLCILSYDTLQYCDFLGSGVSTWVTILCMARLKTVLKHVLFLLARWSYARSLQLDRRGIWNTIGPCLFAFVIMASCGHRTNANPTSWQRWAFCLLPGISMASVGVAIYTSMMTSDNYYYTHSIWHILLAGSAAFLLPPREEQAEALGLLTEIPCYYQICKNNXDELYTVT